GCTTCAGAACGTGTGAATTCGATGATGACATCGGCCCGGGACCAGGTATCTCCCGAACCCGCACTGAAAGCGATGGAGTGACCGCGTTCTTTGGCGATGGCCTCTACCATGCGGCCCATCTTCCCGTAACCGACTATGCCTATCTGCAAGGGTTTGCTCATAGGGTATGAATTTAGAATTGTAAGGCCAGATGTAGACCCACACCTGGAGAACTAGTAGATACAAAAGGCATTACCTGCATGCTCAAGTCCTCATCCACATCGAAATAGAAGAGGTGGGCATCCACATGGGCATCCAGTATCTGTAGTCCGTAGATGGCACCTATTGCCAGATAACTCAGATCGCGCCAGTTCTTGTATTGATCGATGATGTCGTTCAACTGCGTAGAGGTGAATGAGGTCTCATTGACCGTATTGGGATCATCGTCCTGGATGGCGATCAGATTGTTTTTGAAATAGCGGATGTTGTCCAGGTTGTCATTGAGATAATAGATGGAGAGCGCGAAGCCTCCATAGATGATCGGGAGCTTCCAGTATTTCTTGTTGTAGACCTGCCCTGCACCCGGGAGAGCGGTGGAGAGAAGTGTGGCCTTCTTGGGAGAATGTAAATATGAACTATCAGTTGAATTAGACTGACATAAAACGCTGGACGACAGCAGTATAAATATAAGAAAAAGAGGGATTCTAGTCATTCATCAGATGTCCAAGGAATGGGCGATATCACGTAGCTCGTCATCGTCCTCGAAAGGTATAACGATCGATCCCTTACCATTCTTATCCATCTTCAATTTGATCGATTTCCCCAGCAATCTCGACAAGCCACTTTTGAAGCGCTGCTGCTCGAATGAGAGACTCGGTCGACCGGGACTTTTGGGCATGACCTTCTTGCTCGCATCCTCTTCACCGCGCACCAGTTTCTCCACATCTCTCACAGAGAGTCCTTCCGTCTGGATACGCTCATAGACCTTGAGTTGCTCTTTCTCGCTTTCCAATCCCAGAAGCGCGCGTGCATGTCCCATGGAGATGCTGTTGCGCATAAGACCGCTCTGGATCTCTGCAGGGAGTTTGAGCAGGCGCAGGTAGTTGGTGATCGTACTGCGCTTCTTACCCACTTTGATGCTCAATTGCTCCTGAGTGAGGTCGCATTCTTCGATCAATCGCTGGTAGGAGATCCCTACTTCTATGGCATTGAGGTCTTCACGCTGGATGTTCTCCACAAGCGCCATCTCGAGTACAGTCTGGTCATCGGCAATCCGGATGTAACAGGGCACACGCTCCAGACCTGCCGCTTGAGAAGCCCTGAACCTGCGTTCTCCTGAGATGAGTTGATACTTCCCGCGACCGAGCTTTCGCACCGTCAAAGGCTGTATGATGCCGTGTTGCCTGATGCTACCGGCCAATTCCATCAAGGCCTCCTTGTCGAACTCTGTACGCGGCTGGAAGGGGTTGACCTCGATCTCACTCAGCGCAATCTCACTGATACTGCCCACCGTCTCCGGATTATCGGAAACAGATCCAGCACGTGACATCATGATGTCTGTATCGGCATTCTCCAGAAGGGCGCTCAGCCCTTTTCCCAAAGCGGGTTTCTTACTCATCTTCAAACGCGATTATCCGATCTTCCTCTGAGAGCTTGGTCATTTTGTTCTTCTGCAGGATCTCCCTGGCCAGATTCAAGTAGTTGACCGCCCCTTTACTCGATGCATCGTGCATGATGATGGTATTGCCATGGCTCGGTGCCTCGCCCAATGTGGTGTTGCGATGGATGACCGTATCGAACACCATCTGCTGGAAGTGCATCTTGACTTCTTCTACCACCTGATTGGCCAA
This genomic window from Flavobacteriales bacterium contains:
- a CDS encoding ParA family protein, with product LANQVVEEVKMHFQQMVFDTVIHRNTTLGEAPSHGNTIIMHDASSKGAVNYLNLAREILQKNKMTKLSEEDRIIAFEDE
- a CDS encoding ParB/RepB/Spo0J family partition protein, with protein sequence MSKKPALGKGLSALLENADTDIMMSRAGSVSDNPETVGSISEIALSEIEVNPFQPRTEFDKEALMELAGSIRQHGIIQPLTVRKLGRGKYQLISGERRFRASQAAGLERVPCYIRIADDQTVLEMALVENIQREDLNAIEVGISYQRLIEECDLTQEQLSIKVGKKRSTITNYLRLLKLPAEIQSGLMRNSISMGHARALLGLESEKEQLKVYERIQTEGLSVRDVEKLVRGEEDASKKVMPKSPGRPSLSFEQQRFKSGLSRLLGKSIKLKMDKNGKGSIVIPFEDDDELRDIAHSLDI